The Caloranaerobacter ferrireducens genome contains a region encoding:
- a CDS encoding glycosidase encodes MILKLKRVSDKPILEPKQHHEWEKAAVYNVGAIKDNGLVHMIYRATDKNSNGRVCSDYMNYFGYAVSTDGINFNRLEKPILGPIEGQEQRGVEDPRIVKIDDTYYMLYTGFGGRFDGDFRICMATSKNLIDWERHGVLLDEPNKDASLFPEKINGKYVLIHRRAPHIWIAYSDDLKTWTDHKILAEVKEENEWESLKIGLAGPPFKTEKGWVLIYHGVSKERRYSLGIMLLDLEDPSKVIYRQDKPILEPELDWEINGYVPNVVFSCGQAIIDDELLVYYGGADTVTGVARAKMSDVMKLFELAV; translated from the coding sequence ATGATACTTAAGCTGAAGCGGGTATCAGATAAACCTATTTTAGAGCCAAAACAGCATCATGAGTGGGAAAAAGCAGCAGTATACAATGTGGGCGCTATAAAAGATAATGGATTAGTTCATATGATATACAGAGCTACTGACAAAAACTCAAATGGTAGAGTTTGTTCTGACTACATGAACTATTTTGGATATGCTGTTAGCACAGATGGAATTAATTTTAACAGGTTAGAAAAGCCGATATTAGGACCAATTGAAGGGCAGGAGCAAAGAGGTGTAGAAGATCCTCGAATTGTAAAAATTGATGACACATATTACATGCTGTATACAGGCTTTGGTGGGAGATTTGATGGCGATTTTAGAATATGTATGGCTACAAGTAAAAACTTGATTGATTGGGAAAGACATGGAGTATTATTAGATGAACCAAATAAAGATGCTTCCTTGTTTCCAGAGAAAATAAATGGGAAGTATGTTTTAATTCATAGAAGGGCACCACATATTTGGATTGCTTATTCAGATGATTTAAAAACTTGGACAGATCATAAAATTTTAGCTGAAGTTAAAGAAGAAAATGAGTGGGAAAGCTTAAAAATAGGATTGGCTGGACCACCATTTAAAACAGAAAAGGGTTGGGTTTTAATATATCATGGTGTGAGTAAAGAAAGACGTTATTCATTAGGTATTATGCTATTAGATTTAGAAGATCCTTCAAAAGTTATATACAGACAAGATAAGCCTATTTTAGAACCTGAGCTAGATTGGGAGATTAATGGATATGTTCCTAATGTAGTATTTAGCTGCGGTCAGGCTATTATAGATGATGAACTACTAGTATATTATGGAGGAGCAGATACAGTAACAGGAGTTGCTAGGGCTAAAATGTCTGATGTAATGAAACTGTTTGAACTGGCTGTATAA
- a CDS encoding glycoside hydrolase family 13 protein produces the protein MWWKNAIIYEIFPRSFKDSNGDGIGDIQGIISKLDYLKDLGVDAIWLCPVYPSPNNDSGYDVSDYYDIWDELGSMEDIEELIEEMHKRDMKLIMELVANHTSDEHKWFIESRKSKDNPYRNYYIWRPGKDGQEPNNWLSTKLGGSVWTYDDNTEEYYLHLYSSKQPDLNWENPKVRQEVYNIMRFWFNKGVDGFRMDVINKIAKAPGLPDVERKEGDKRKYLPCEEYYENYPKVHDYLKEMNREVLSKYEDKLAMGQTSGVTPKQAYLYTGEDRGELNLFLQFEHIDIDRGPNNKKLPFNALEFKKSLAKWQTAMDGKLWNALFFGSHDAPRPVSHYGNDKKYRVESAKMLATVLFTLKGTPIIYQGEEIGMTNVRFENIEDYKDIRTHNMYRERYLEGGENLKNVMQDIWELSRDNARTPMQWDDSENAGFTKGKPWIKPNPNYKEINVRKSLNDSNSILNYYKSMIKLRKSNEVLLNGDFRLIFEDDPNIFAYFRELNKKKVLVITNFSDKDIEINLSREIGEIDDFKLLISNYEVNEWNIESIELKPFEARVYEFGA, from the coding sequence ATGTGGTGGAAAAATGCTATTATATATGAAATATTTCCAAGAAGTTTCAAAGATAGCAATGGAGACGGTATAGGAGATATACAGGGGATTATATCTAAATTGGATTACTTAAAAGATTTGGGTGTAGATGCAATTTGGCTTTGTCCTGTATATCCTTCACCTAATAATGACAGCGGATATGATGTGAGTGATTATTACGATATCTGGGATGAACTTGGAAGTATGGAAGATATAGAAGAGCTAATTGAAGAAATGCATAAAAGAGATATGAAATTAATAATGGAATTGGTAGCTAATCATACTTCTGATGAACACAAATGGTTTATTGAATCAAGAAAATCTAAAGATAATCCATATAGAAATTATTATATCTGGAGACCAGGCAAAGATGGTCAAGAACCGAATAATTGGCTCTCAACAAAGTTAGGTGGTTCTGTTTGGACTTATGATGACAATACAGAAGAATATTATTTACATCTTTATTCATCTAAGCAGCCTGATTTAAATTGGGAAAATCCAAAGGTACGTCAAGAGGTATATAATATTATGCGTTTTTGGTTTAATAAGGGTGTAGATGGATTTAGGATGGATGTAATAAACAAGATAGCTAAAGCTCCAGGATTACCCGACGTAGAGAGGAAAGAAGGAGACAAAAGAAAATATCTACCTTGTGAAGAATATTATGAAAATTATCCTAAGGTTCACGATTACTTAAAGGAAATGAATAGAGAGGTATTGTCAAAATATGAAGATAAATTAGCTATGGGTCAGACTTCTGGAGTTACACCTAAGCAGGCATATTTATACACAGGAGAAGATAGAGGAGAATTAAATCTTTTTCTTCAGTTTGAACATATTGATATCGACAGAGGGCCAAATAACAAGAAATTGCCATTTAATGCATTAGAGTTTAAAAAGAGTTTAGCAAAGTGGCAGACAGCAATGGACGGAAAATTATGGAACGCATTATTTTTTGGAAGTCATGATGCTCCTAGACCAGTTTCACACTACGGTAATGATAAAAAGTACAGAGTTGAATCAGCTAAGATGTTGGCAACAGTTTTATTTACTTTAAAAGGAACACCTATAATATATCAAGGTGAAGAAATTGGGATGACAAATGTTAGATTTGAGAATATAGAGGATTATAAAGATATAAGAACTCATAATATGTACAGGGAAAGATATTTAGAAGGTGGAGAGAATTTAAAGAACGTAATGCAAGATATTTGGGAATTGAGTCGTGATAATGCACGTACTCCAATGCAGTGGGATGATAGTGAAAATGCTGGTTTTACAAAGGGTAAGCCTTGGATAAAACCAAATCCAAATTATAAAGAAATAAATGTGCGAAAATCTCTAAATGATAGTAATTCAATATTAAACTATTATAAGAGTATGATAAAGCTGCGTAAGAGTAATGAAGTATTGTTAAACGGGGATTTTAGGTTGATATTTGAAGATGATCCAAACATTTTTGCTTATTTTAGAGAGTTGAATAAAAAGAAAGTGCTAGTTATTACAAATTTCTCAGATAAGGATATAGAAATAAATCTTTCAAGAGAAATAGGAGAAATAGATGATTTTAAGCTTTTGATTAGTAACTATGAAGTTAATGAATGGAATATAGAAAGCATAGAATTAAAACCATTTGAAGCAAGAGTATATGAGTTTGGAGCGTGA
- a CDS encoding GNAT family N-acetyltransferase, whose protein sequence is MLIGQKVRLRGITEEDLPKATEYMNDPEVILNLYTSIPYPLTLDREKKWYESQMENKDTYNFAIETLDEGLYIGGCGINRLDLKNGVAVVGIFIGHKDYRGKGYGTDAMNVLLDFIFNQINVNKVQLDVFAFNERAIKSYKKCGFIEEGRLRQIIFRNGKYQDVIVMGILREEYFKNK, encoded by the coding sequence ATGTTGATAGGTCAAAAAGTAAGACTAAGGGGTATTACAGAAGAAGATTTACCTAAAGCTACCGAATATATGAATGATCCAGAAGTTATTCTTAATCTTTATACAAGTATACCTTATCCTTTGACATTAGATAGGGAAAAGAAATGGTATGAAAGTCAAATGGAAAATAAGGATACATATAATTTTGCTATAGAAACTTTAGATGAAGGATTATACATTGGTGGCTGTGGAATAAATAGGCTTGATTTGAAAAATGGAGTAGCTGTAGTAGGTATATTTATCGGTCATAAAGATTATAGAGGCAAAGGCTACGGAACAGATGCAATGAATGTTCTATTAGATTTTATATTTAATCAGATTAATGTTAATAAAGTTCAGCTTGATGTATTTGCGTTCAATGAAAGAGCAATAAAATCATATAAAAAGTGTGGTTTTATTGAAGAAGGTAGACTAAGACAGATAATTTTTAGAAATGGTAAATATCAAGATGTAATTGTTATGGGGATACTTAGAGAAGAATATTTTAAGAATAAATAA
- a CDS encoding GNAT family N-acetyltransferase, giving the protein MFKIRKNNEVETERLILRKLKNDDFETFASIVGDDEIGKQLPKGEGYTYEEAKRWLDRIQLSWNENNYGVWGVINKESGNLIGYCGLNKIEELDEVEVLYGISKDMWGRGYATEAAYSSLRFGFEQLNFEKIIGLAKIKNIASINVLKKIGLKYKKDMTIFRIDVKYFELTREEFNNSCK; this is encoded by the coding sequence ATGTTTAAGATTAGAAAAAATAATGAAGTTGAAACTGAGAGGTTAATTTTAAGAAAGCTTAAAAATGATGATTTTGAGACTTTTGCAAGCATAGTTGGCGATGATGAAATAGGTAAACAGTTACCTAAAGGAGAGGGATATACTTATGAGGAAGCAAAGAGATGGTTAGATAGAATTCAATTGAGTTGGAATGAAAATAACTATGGCGTTTGGGGAGTTATAAATAAAGAAAGTGGCAATTTAATTGGATATTGTGGATTAAACAAGATTGAAGAGCTTGATGAAGTTGAGGTGTTGTACGGAATTTCTAAAGATATGTGGGGAAGAGGATATGCTACTGAGGCTGCGTATTCATCCCTAAGATTTGGATTTGAACAATTAAACTTTGAGAAAATTATTGGACTGGCTAAAATTAAGAATATTGCTTCAATTAATGTTTTGAAGAAAATAGGTTTAAAATACAAAAAGGATATGACGATTTTTCGAATTGATGTTAAGTATTTTGAATTAACTAGAGAAGAGTTCAATAATAGTTGTAAATAA
- a CDS encoding GntR family transcriptional regulator, whose amino-acid sequence MYIFISHTNPDPLYKQIKDQIKNAIASGQLKEGEALPSIRGLAKELKTSVITIKRAYSDLENEGYIITRPGLGSFVASISKERLKDEKLKEIEAKLKSITEDAEKYGIKIDDIINILKELEG is encoded by the coding sequence ATGTATATATTTATTTCTCATACTAATCCGGACCCGTTATATAAACAGATAAAAGATCAAATAAAAAATGCTATTGCTTCTGGTCAACTAAAAGAGGGAGAAGCACTACCTTCAATTAGAGGTTTAGCAAAAGAGTTAAAAACAAGTGTTATAACCATTAAAAGAGCATATAGCGACTTAGAAAATGAAGGGTATATTATAACAAGACCGGGATTAGGCTCTTTTGTAGCAAGTATCAGCAAAGAAAGACTAAAGGATGAAAAACTGAAAGAAATAGAGGCAAAGCTCAAAAGTATTACAGAAGATGCAGAAAAATACGGAATTAAGATTGATGATATTATTAACATTTTAAAAGAATTGGAGGGATGA
- a CDS encoding ABC transporter ATP-binding protein has product MENILEIKNLRKKYKQFTLKDISLELPRGYIMGLIGPNGAGKSTTIKLIMNMIKSDGGEIKVFGLDNKIHEEEIKSRIGYIGEEQYFYEDMTVSWTEKFVSRYYKNWESEKFYSLLERFDISKTKKIKELSKGMKVKLALALVLSHNPELLILDEPTSGLDPVVRRDILNVLLDVIQDEKKSILISSHITEDIDKIADYVTYMIDGKIVLSDEKEKILSNWKKVHISKEHINDNIKKHLMVVQENIFGITGITNNYSGILKELGENKESNGIKFESATLDDILVSYVKEGKIC; this is encoded by the coding sequence ATGGAAAATATTTTAGAGATAAAAAATCTAAGAAAAAAATACAAGCAATTTACATTAAAAGATATATCTTTAGAATTACCTAGAGGATATATTATGGGATTGATAGGTCCAAATGGGGCAGGAAAATCTACAACCATAAAGCTAATTATGAATATGATTAAATCTGATGGTGGAGAAATAAAGGTGTTTGGATTGGATAATAAGATACATGAAGAAGAAATAAAGAGCAGAATTGGCTATATTGGAGAGGAACAATATTTTTATGAAGATATGACTGTTAGCTGGACAGAAAAATTTGTATCAAGATACTATAAAAATTGGGAAAGTGAGAAATTTTACAGCTTACTAGAAAGATTCGATATATCTAAGACTAAGAAAATAAAGGAATTATCGAAAGGAATGAAAGTAAAACTAGCATTAGCACTAGTTTTATCACATAATCCAGAATTACTCATTTTAGATGAACCTACTTCAGGATTAGACCCAGTTGTAAGAAGAGATATTTTAAATGTATTGTTAGATGTTATTCAGGATGAGAAAAAATCTATTTTAATTTCATCACATATAACCGAGGATATAGATAAAATAGCAGATTATGTAACTTATATGATTGATGGGAAAATAGTACTATCAGATGAAAAAGAAAAGATACTTTCAAATTGGAAAAAGGTTCATATAAGTAAGGAACATATTAATGACAATATAAAAAAACATCTTATGGTTGTACAGGAAAACATATTTGGTATTACTGGGATTACTAATAATTATAGCGGAATACTAAAAGAGCTTGGAGAAAATAAAGAAAGTAATGGTATAAAATTTGAAAGTGCTACATTAGACGATATTTTAGTTTCATATGTAAAGGAGGGGAAAATATGCTAA
- a CDS encoding ABC-2 transporter permease has protein sequence MLNIIIKDIYQSRKLLLLYLLMLVGFIVAVHIFTGDLVGTGIFAMIFPLGLSIKNEIYEQKNKGYSLIKSMPIKYYKIVVSKFIITAIFALFGLIISICTISILTKSIYLDSKIFAFSIGSVTAGMIFVGIFYAIAYKFGAEKANAFIVVFFAFTVVLAQVAFLFHKNVYLSNTILAIERFFKNTNGYILLIYALLTYLLIMLLSIKVFKNSKVV, from the coding sequence ATGCTAAATATTATAATTAAAGATATATATCAAAGTAGGAAATTACTACTATTATATTTGTTAATGCTAGTGGGATTTATAGTAGCCGTTCATATTTTTACAGGTGATTTGGTTGGCACTGGAATATTTGCTATGATATTTCCTTTAGGACTTTCTATAAAAAATGAAATTTATGAACAGAAGAATAAAGGGTATTCTTTGATTAAATCAATGCCAATTAAATATTATAAAATTGTTGTCAGCAAATTTATTATAACTGCTATATTTGCATTGTTTGGTTTGATAATTTCAATTTGCACTATTTCAATATTAACAAAAAGTATTTATTTAGATTCAAAAATATTTGCTTTTTCAATTGGAAGTGTTACTGCAGGTATGATTTTTGTTGGTATATTTTATGCTATTGCATACAAATTCGGAGCTGAAAAAGCTAATGCTTTTATTGTAGTTTTCTTTGCTTTTACAGTAGTCCTAGCTCAAGTGGCATTTCTATTTCATAAAAATGTTTATTTAAGCAATACTATTTTAGCAATTGAGAGATTTTTCAAAAATACCAATGGCTATATTTTATTGATATATGCTTTACTGACTTATTTGTTAATTATGCTGTTGAGTATTAAAGTATTTAAAAACAGTAAGGTTGTGTAA
- a CDS encoding DUF134 domain-containing protein, translated as MPRPIKWRRIENLPEHEYFVPVNVANCELEENILKVEELEAIRLKDLEGLDQETCAKRMEVSRQTFQRIYNEAKMKIADSLVNGKAIRIRGGNYTQNICVFVCSECGTRWENRVEDIHENEIKCPECGSKDVYCADKPRRSFCQNRCRGRGRGLRRHRRCEIDNE; from the coding sequence ATGCCGAGACCTATTAAATGGAGAAGAATTGAAAACCTGCCAGAGCACGAATATTTTGTACCAGTAAATGTAGCTAATTGTGAATTAGAAGAAAATATTCTTAAAGTTGAAGAATTAGAAGCTATAAGACTTAAAGATTTAGAAGGGTTAGATCAAGAAACATGTGCTAAGAGGATGGAGGTTTCAAGACAAACCTTTCAAAGAATTTATAATGAAGCTAAGATGAAAATAGCAGATAGCTTGGTTAATGGAAAAGCTATAAGGATAAGAGGAGGAAACTATACACAGAATATATGTGTATTTGTTTGTAGTGAATGTGGGACAAGATGGGAAAATAGAGTAGAAGATATTCATGAAAATGAAATAAAGTGTCCTGAATGTGGTTCAAAAGATGTTTATTGCGCAGATAAACCTAGAAGAAGTTTTTGTCAAAATAGATGTAGAGGTAGAGGAAGAGGCTTAAGAAGACATAGAAGATGTGAAATTGACAATGAATAA
- a CDS encoding DUF5320 domain-containing protein has translation MPRGDRTGPMGAGPMTGRKMGYCAGYDAPGYVNAGYGRGYGRGFGRGLGRGCRRGFGIGFGRGFGRGFGWRAFAYDAPSKEELKGYINEEIKFLKDQLDSLEKRLKELDGKEEA, from the coding sequence ATGCCAAGAGGGGATAGAACAGGTCCAATGGGAGCAGGACCAATGACTGGAAGAAAAATGGGTTATTGTGCAGGTTATGATGCTCCAGGATATGTAAATGCAGGATACGGAAGAGGTTACGGTAGAGGATTTGGCAGAGGATTAGGTAGAGGTTGCAGAAGAGGATTCGGAATAGGATTCGGAAGAGGTTTTGGAAGAGGTTTTGGATGGAGAGCTTTTGCTTATGATGCACCATCAAAAGAAGAACTAAAAGGATATATAAATGAAGAAATAAAATTTCTTAAAGATCAATTAGACAGCTTAGAAAAAAGATTAAAAGAACTTGACGGAAAAGAAGAAGCCTAA
- a CDS encoding DMT family transporter, which produces MERLLTTEKDNAKYIAYLELIFVSFMWAVSTILLKMYIDKIPPFHLLLGRFFIASLTLFLFSTKKVLKIEKEDLKIGSILGLLIFAVYALYILGLERTSASKSGFLAALSVLFIPIFESFIKKRMPTFWTIICVLSSIFGLYLISGMNGGNLNFGDILVIGCAFVYTIYIIILDKYGADKDNHILSFIQLLIVTISSLFFSIFSEGLNITILIENIIVIIVIGVLGTGLTMYLQTKAQKVASPESVGIILLGEPLFTLILAFIFLHETILLRGLIGSGLIIISLVIAIIKKI; this is translated from the coding sequence ATGGAGAGATTGTTAACGACAGAAAAAGATAATGCAAAATATATAGCTTATTTAGAACTAATATTTGTCTCATTTATGTGGGCAGTTAGTACAATTCTTTTAAAAATGTATATAGATAAAATACCTCCGTTCCATTTATTATTAGGAAGGTTTTTTATTGCTTCATTAACTTTATTTCTATTCTCTACTAAAAAAGTTTTAAAAATAGAAAAAGAAGATTTGAAAATAGGCTCTATTTTAGGTCTTTTAATTTTCGCTGTGTATGCTTTATATATATTAGGGCTAGAACGTACAAGTGCTTCAAAGTCTGGTTTCTTAGCAGCATTGTCTGTATTATTTATACCAATATTTGAATCTTTTATAAAGAAACGTATGCCTACATTTTGGACTATCATTTGTGTATTATCTTCTATATTTGGACTTTATTTAATATCGGGCATGAATGGCGGCAATTTGAATTTTGGCGATATACTTGTTATAGGCTGTGCCTTTGTCTACACTATTTATATTATCATACTAGATAAATACGGCGCTGATAAGGATAATCACATTCTTTCATTTATACAATTACTAATTGTTACAATATCTAGTCTGTTTTTCAGTATTTTTTCTGAAGGTCTTAATATCACTATATTAATAGAAAATATTATTGTAATTATTGTAATAGGTGTATTAGGTACAGGTTTAACTATGTACCTACAAACTAAAGCTCAAAAAGTTGCAAGTCCTGAAAGTGTAGGGATTATCCTTTTAGGAGAGCCCTTATTTACATTAATTCTTGCATTTATCTTTCTTCATGAAACAATTTTACTAAGGGGCCTCATTGGAAGTGGACTTATAATAATATCTTTAGTTATAGCTATTATTAAAAAGATATAA
- a CDS encoding helix-turn-helix domain-containing protein, which yields MKDIELLSPGQRLKRIRKILDVKQEELAGEKFSKNYISMFENDKRKINIINAIYLSDKINKLAKQKGIDINVSASLFLKTEKDMAKDKCLEWITYVESRNNISIYEINSSLYNVILLSTKYDLDEYKAKALFLKAKNELLRSHFSCATTLFLESVVYYSKLEDYISISDVYKYIGIILYNEGNFTEGLIYLNLAESMLVKSKEIDNSRMEDIKYRKALMFYKLGQYEMANSIIQKISNINDKLLELSNKINSFIAS from the coding sequence ATGAAAGATATAGAATTGTTAAGTCCGGGACAGAGATTGAAGAGAATTAGAAAAATCTTGGATGTTAAGCAAGAAGAATTGGCTGGGGAGAAGTTTTCTAAAAATTATATTTCTATGTTTGAAAATGATAAAAGGAAAATAAATATAATTAATGCGATTTATCTTTCAGATAAGATTAACAAGTTAGCTAAACAAAAAGGCATTGATATAAATGTAAGTGCTTCTTTGTTTCTGAAAACTGAAAAAGATATGGCTAAGGACAAGTGTTTAGAGTGGATTACATATGTTGAATCAAGAAACAATATAAGTATTTATGAAATAAATTCAAGCTTGTATAACGTTATACTATTGTCAACTAAGTATGATTTAGATGAATATAAAGCTAAAGCATTATTTTTAAAAGCGAAAAATGAACTGTTAAGAAGCCATTTTAGTTGTGCTACTACATTATTTTTAGAGTCAGTAGTTTATTATTCTAAATTAGAAGATTATATATCTATCTCTGATGTATATAAATATATCGGAATAATTTTATATAACGAAGGTAATTTTACTGAAGGGTTAATTTACTTAAACTTAGCAGAAAGCATGTTAGTTAAAAGTAAAGAGATAGATAATTCGAGAATGGAAGATATTAAATATCGTAAGGCTCTTATGTTCTATAAATTAGGACAATATGAAATGGCTAATAGTATTATACAAAAAATAAGTAATATAAATGACAAATTATTAGAACTATCAAATAAAATAAACAGCTTTATAGCTAGTTAA
- a CDS encoding P-II family nitrogen regulator, whose product MYALFAVINEICKLDAILERFFEIGVGATVIDSVGMGKVLLQHNVEVPIFSSIRRMIEGNRPYNKTVISVIRDKEKLRKAIDAINEELDYINNPGIGFVFVVPVSECYGFGIEKNKA is encoded by the coding sequence TTGTACGCTTTATTTGCTGTTATAAATGAAATTTGCAAGCTTGATGCAATTTTAGAAAGATTTTTCGAAATAGGAGTAGGTGCTACTGTAATCGATAGTGTTGGTATGGGAAAAGTACTTCTTCAACATAACGTAGAAGTTCCTATTTTCTCAAGTATTAGAAGAATGATAGAAGGCAATAGACCTTACAACAAAACTGTGATAAGTGTTATCAGAGATAAAGAAAAATTAAGAAAAGCAATAGATGCTATAAATGAAGAATTAGATTATATAAATAATCCAGGAATAGGTTTCGTATTTGTTGTTCCTGTATCAGAATGTTACGGTTTCGGTATAGAAAAAAATAAGGCATAA